The DNA sequence cagacagacagagagCAGGCAGGCAGGCAGGCTAGGCTGGCTCACATTGCAACTGTTGCAGAGATAGCTAGGAAGAGGCCCAACAATGGAGGCTTTAACTAGCTGGCCCCTTACTGCTACTTCATACATTGTCATTGTGATCAGAGGGCGATGACAGAGATGGAGCCTGAGACTCAGTTCCttgatagagagagagggagagggagagagagagagagagagagagagagagagagagagagagtctatGGGAGAGACTAAGACACCTTACTTACTAGACAGTGAGACTTGTAGATGCAGACGaaacataaaacaaatcaaagatACCCCATTTAATAACACCCCAAAATCTACATGGGGTACAGATCCGAACGGGATTAATATTTTGAGACAAGGGGGAGAAACTAAACCCCGTACGTGTTAACTGAATTAATATGTTAAATACTCAGCAATGAGATTAATGTAAACCCTAAATGATGTTTAATAACCACATCATTGCCAAAAGAATTCATAATTAAGTTACTGAAAAACCCCATGTACATACAATCCAATTCTGTTCATAATCATTCCTTGATTAAGTGGCCGAAGAAACTTAATTAGGcaacaacaaatttatttgtttcaatCTACATATGTATAGATAGTagattttcttgcatttattgCTACTATAAACAACAATCTTTCTTTCAATCTACATGCATTTGAAAATGGGAAAACTACCATGAACATATATATCAACACATTTGATCAACACCTTTTTTGGGTCATTCATAAAAAATACTGGATAATATAATCATGAACTCAGGGCAAAACGTACAATTTCCTTCTGTTACCAGTTAACTTTTACATTTTTGCATATGATCAtacaaaccccccccccccctccccaacAAAAACAACATCAACAGAAACATATGCCAAAATGTGTTTTTAGTTCTTAGATAATTtcttaaaataaacaaattaatataatttcccCGATTAATTTCTAGATCATCATGCTTTCAAATTGTCATATACCTCTCTCTCATGATCTAGGGTAAAGCATTGTATTGCTGCAAATCATGACTACTCCACGCTGGAATTCCATGAGGCCAGTTGCTTGCGTTCTCATTGCCTCCggcgccaccaccaccaccactgttCGTTGGAGTTGGAGTCACTGGTGCTACATAAGAGTTCCCGAAGAACCACTCAGTGGCGGTATCCCCACCTTCTTTTCTTCCATGATTTACACCTTGATGATGATCAGGTTTTGAGGATGATGATACCTCCAGATTCTGAAACAAGCTTATGGGTGTAATCATCTGCTGCGTTTTCTGCTGGTTTTCAAGCTGAGACTGCGTTGAATGAGTTGACTGGTCATGCTCTTCCGTACCAATCAACATGGCCAGCCTCTGCTGCTGCATTTTCCAGTGAAGGTCTTGGTTAATAGAACTCAAAGACTCGATGGAAGACGCAAGGCTACTGTGCACGTTCATAGCACTCATCATATTCTGTGTACTAATTAACCCACCACTACCACTTGCACCGCCTCCACCGCCGCCCAAAGTGAGCGGATAAttaaaacccagaaaagaaTTATTACAAGCGTTTGTCCCACCACCGGCTGATGGCTCATGAGTACTAATATTCAAACCTGAAGTACCCGAAACTTCTCCGAAAGCTGAAAATGAGTTGTTGAAATTAATCCCAGCTGCTGGGTTTGAAGAGAACTGGTTGTTGTTATGGAGCCTAGATATGCTGCCGAGCTGAAAATCCATGGCAGGCGAAATGCCATGGAAGAACTTCAAGCCGCCGAGCATCATATTCTCCGAGGAGGAAGAACCGGCCGAGTCTTTTGATGAGTCGAAGCTGCAGGAGAGCCTGGAATTGGAGGATGAAGACGACCTgattttcttgttcttccgGCAGCCGCCGCCGATGGGGACGTTGCGTAAAGCACCGCCCTTGGTCCAATATCTCCGGCAAGTCTTGCAGAAGTGGCGTGGCTGCGTGAGGCTGTAGTTGTTGTAGTAGCAGAATTTGGTGTTGGGTGAGTCACATCTCGGGCACTTGAGGGCTTGCTCTGGTGGTGGCAGCTTTGGCCccgatgacgatgatgatgtgGTTTTCGGCCGGCTACTGCCTGATCCACCTGTTGGGTTCTCGTCGTCTTTTGGCTTTGCCGGCTGTGCAGCATCTGAGGACATCATTTTGTGTGTTGGAGAGAAGTGTTTGATTAGTTTGTGGGGGTGGGTGGTGTGGTTTTTTTGGGGTGGTGGTTTAGTTTCCTTTGGGAGAGGCAAA is a window from the Pyrus communis chromosome 16, drPyrComm1.1, whole genome shotgun sequence genome containing:
- the LOC137719420 gene encoding dof zinc finger protein DOF5.7-like — translated: MMSSDAAQPAKPKDDENPTGGSGSSRPKTTSSSSSGPKLPPPEQALKCPRCDSPNTKFCYYNNYSLTQPRHFCKTCRRYWTKGGALRNVPIGGGCRKNKKIRSSSSSNSRLSCSFDSSKDSAGSSSSENMMLGGLKFFHGISPAMDFQLGSISRLHNNNQFSSNPAAGINFNNSFSAFGEVSGTSGLNISTHEPSAGGGTNACNNSFLGFNYPLTLGGGGGGASGSGGLISTQNMMSAMNVHSSLASSIESLSSINQDLHWKMQQQRLAMLIGTEEHDQSTHSTQSQLENQQKTQQMITPISLFQNLEVSSSSKPDHHQGVNHGRKEGGDTATEWFFGNSYVAPVTPTPTNSGGGGGAGGNENASNWPHGIPAWSSHDLQQYNALP